DNA from Clostridia bacterium:
TATCCCGAGATAAAGGCGATAGTCTACTCCGACTCCAGCTTCGGCGGCGGTCCGCGCGACTATACGATATACAACAATACCACGATGACACAATCCTTTGACAAGGGCGTTAGCGGCAACGCGGCGCTTCTTCACAGCGTGCGCGGCAATGCAAAGTTCTATACTCCGCTTGAAAGCGTGAAAAGTGACCTTTCCGGCAGAATAGAGCTTTCGGCTTATACTTACTCTTCGGAGCGTATAAGCGCGTCGTGGTACCTCGACGGAAAGTGGGTCCATGCCGTTTCCAACTATCCGCTTAAGTATACGCTTAACGCCGACGCGCTCTCGGGCGGTGAGCATACGATAGGCGTTGTATTCTCGAACGGAGTTAAAAAAGACGTTAAGTTCACCGTGGCGGGATCTATAGCGCCTCAGCCGCAAAGCGGCGCAAAAGTAATACTCACGCGCCAAAATCTCAAAGTGAACGGCGAGTCAAAGGAAGCGGAGATATACAACATTGGCGGCAGCAATTTCTTCAAGCTGCGCGATATCGCAATGCTTTTAAACGGCACGGGAAGCGAATTCAGCGTTGATTTCGACTCTTCGCAAAATGCGGTTACCGTTGTAACAGGCGCGCCGTATTCACCTGTCGGCGGAGAGCTTGTCACCGGCAGGGACAATTCGGCTTCTGCCGTTTCAAGCTCGCAGACGGTAATTATAAACGGGCAGGCAGCCGCGCTTACAGCCTATAACATCGGCGGCAACAACTTCTTTAAGCTGCGCGAGATGGGCGAGGCGCTCGGCTTCGACGTCGATTACGACGCGGACACGGCAACGATGCTCGTTTCAAGCAGAGAATGATCTTTAAACGCTCCGCGCCCCGAAAGGACCGGCGTCTTTTCGGGGCGCATTTTATTGACTTTAACCGCTTCGTGATTTACAATAAAAATGGATTTTTTCAAAGGTGGCAGATAAATGCAAAGCTTGATAATATCGTTTGAGGTAGTGCTTCCCCTTTTTATCATGCTGGCGATAGGATATATCGTAAGGCTTTTGAAGATGGTCACGGACGACGTGCTTATAAAGATAAATCGCGTCTGTTTTCACGTCTTTTTGCCGCTTTTATTGTTCGTAAGCATTTACAAGGCGGATATAAGCACGGTATTCAATCCGCGGCTTCTTCTCTTTGCCTTTGTCGCCGTATTATGTTTATTTGCCGCGGCCTTTTTCATAACGGGCTTCTTCGTTAAACAGCGGCGCCGCCGCTCCGTTATGATACAGGCGATATTCAGAAGCAATTTCGTGATATTCGGCGTACCGATAGCCATATCGCTTTGCGGCGAGGCAAGCGCCGGCATTCCCGCGATAACGAGCGCGCTCGTTGTACCGATGTATAACGTGCTGTCGGTATTCGTGCTTTCGCTGTTTTCTGAGAGTACGTTCAGCTTAAAGAAAACGCTTTTACAGGTGGCAAAAAACCCGCTCGTGCTGGCTTCGCTTTTCGGGGTCCTGATGCTTATAACGGGCGTAAAGCTGCCCGAGCTTATTATTTCCGTCGCAGACGACCTTGCCGCCGTGGCGACCCCGCTTTCGCTCGTCGTGTTAGGAGGACTTTTTAAGTTTTCATCGGCAAAAAAGAACAAACGCGCCCTTATATTCGGCGTTGCGGCAAAGCTTATAGCCGTGCCCGCGATAATGCTTCCCATAGCGGCCGCTCTCGGTTTTCGCGGCGTGGATCTCGTAGTATGCCTGTCGATATTCGCGTCTCCCATCGCCATAGCCTCGTTCACTATGGCACAGCAAATGGGCGCGGACGCCGAGCTTGCGGGAGAGCTTGTTGTGTTTTCGGCGTTTCTGTCGATAATCACTATATTTGTTTTTGTATTCATATTAAAACAGCTTGCGCTGATATAGATACTGTAAAACCGAAGGGGGTCAAATAATGAAACGAATAGACTATGACAACAAGGTGGGCGAGCTTCGCAAATCAGGCATGTGCTGTGCGCAGATCGTTTTAAACGCAGGGCTTGAGATACGCGGCGAGGAAAATCCTCAAATGGTTCGCGCGGCGCGTACGCTTTGCAGCGGTATGCAAAATCAGAAGACGTGCGGCGCGCTTGCAGGCGGGGCGCTTCTTCTGGGGCTTTGGGACGCGCCGAAAACAGGCGCGATGGTAAGAGAGCTTGACAACTGGTTCGAGGCGGAATACGGCACCTCGACCTGCGGAAAGCTTTTAAAGCTGAAACGCGAAGACGAGCGTTATTCATGCGGCAATCTTATCCGCGCTTCAATAAACAAGTGTCAGGATATTTTGACACAGCAGGGACTTATAGAGGAATAGCTTTTCGAGGCTGCGGCAGTCGCCGCAGCCTTTTATCTTCCGAAAAAGCGGCTTACTATTACTATACTTGCCGCAAAGCCGACAAAATCGGCCAAAAGCGCGGCGAACGGCGCATATGATATCTTTCTTATCTTTGCCGCGCCGAAGTAAACAGCTATCGTATAAAACGTCGTTTCCGTCGAGCCCATCATAACGGAGGCGCATCGTCCCGCAAAGCTGTCGGGGCCCGATTTTTCAAAAATATCCGACACTATGGCAAGCGAGCCGCTGCCCGACACGGGCCTTAAAAGCCCCAAAGGCACCACTTCCTTCGGTATCCCGAGCTTTGACAAGACCGGCTCGAGCGCGAACGTAAGAAGGTCGAGCGTGCCCGACGCTTTAAATATCTCTATCGCAAACAAAAGCCCCAAAAGCGACGGAAGTATCTGTTTTAACGTATAAATGCCCTCTTTCGCTCCCTCTAAAAATTCGTCGAATACGGGCACTTTTTTATATATGCCGTATATGATCACGGCAGCGACGAGCGCCGCCATAATGTTTTCGCTGAGTATCTTTATTTTTTTGCACCTCCGCGTTATTTTTTCACCGCTCCGCACACCTTTGCCGTAAGTATCGCGCTAAAAAGGCATATGGCGGAGGCGAGCCATATGGGAGCCGTCACCTCGAACGGATTTTCGGATCCCGCCTCTATCCTAAGCGCAATAAGCGACGACGACATAAGCTGAAACGAAGCCGTATTCATAACTACGAACATTATCATAGAGCGGTCGGCCGTGTCGCTTCCGCCGCCCTGCTCCTTCATCTGCTCCATTGCCCTTATGCCTATCGGCGTCGCCGCGTTTGCAAGCCCCAGAAGGTTTGCCGCTATATTCATAACAATGCTTGACATGGCAGGGCTTTCGGGCCGTATGTCGGGAAAAAGCCGCTTCATCACGGGAGAAATAACACGGCACACTCCGCCCAGCATATTCGACCTTTCGATTATGCGCATAAGGCCGGACCAAAGGCAGACCGCGCCGCCTATCGTTATTAAAAGCCTTACCGCCTCTGACGCGCCGTTAAAGACCGCCTCTGACACGGCCGCGCCGCGCCCGCATATAAAGCCCACGGCGCACCCCATGATTATCATAGCGGCGAACAGCTTATTCATCATATAGCATCGCCCCCGAATATATATAGTATTATATATGTCATGTGGTTAGAAATATGCTTTTTTGTAAAAATCTTGCTGATACATACCACATTGATTAGTACTTGCCAGAATTTCCAATGTATGCTAAAATAACATAAGAAAAGACACATATCGAAAATTTTCGTTGATTTTTCATATTTATCATAGGAGGACAAAAAAATGAAATCTACAGGTATTGTTAGAAAGGTCGATGAGCTGGGACGCATAGTTCTCCCCATCGAGCTGCGCCGCACGCTCGACATCGCCGAAAAGGACTCGCTTGAGATTTATGTTGACGGCAACACCATAATCCTCAAAAAGTACCAGCCGGGCTGCATATTCTGCGGCAATGCAAAGAATGTTACCAATTTCAAGAATAAGATCGTATGCGAAGACTGCATAAAGGAAATGTCCGAATAATAGACCGTATGACCACGTTCAAGGTATATACATGACAAACACAGCCCCGACCGCACGTCGGGGCTGCTTTTCTGTGTGGGTGGGTTATGCCGGGGCGCGCAGCAACAAAAGACCCTCGCTTATTTCCTTCTATGGCCCTCGCTGTTTCCTTTTTCGTTTATAAAACATCCTGTGCTGTACGACTTTCTTGCTTTTACATAACAAAAAAGCGACGAAGCTTTTGCTTCATCGCTTTTTCTCAAATAATACCCCGCCACGCCGTGTAATCATCATTTCTTTGACCCTGCTAATTGCAGGTGGGTATCCTCCTGTGGTCGCCACGTTCCCTTCGTCCGCAAAGCGGGAGGTCTACATCTTACCGACAGAGCCGGAATCCCGTATTTTTGAAGTGTAGGTTCAAAAATATGACGACTATCACGCGCCAGGCAGGGATATTTTATTCACTTTTCAATGCTCTATATCGTAATGATCTTCAAGCTCATAATAATCGGCCAATCTCTCCTCAAACAAGGACAGTACTTCTTCATACTCGTCGTCGTCCTCGATAGTGGCAAGTATCTCATCGCCGCTTTCATCGACCATAAGCTTCAATATAAGAAGCAGATCCTCCTGCGCGAGCACATCCTCCTCGTCAAGATCGGCTTTTACCATTGCAAAATACGTATTGTTGTTAAACTCAAGCGTATCAAGATGCTCATATTCGGCCTCTTCGCCGTTCTCGTCTATCAGCGTAATAAAATCATTGCCAAAATCGTCGTTCATTATTCTTACCTCCCGCAAAAGGCCCAAGCATCACTTGTTTACGCTTATATTTTACTACACCAAACGAAAAGCGTCAACTCGCTTTTAGATAAAAAGTACAAACTGTCCGAAAATTATTTATTCCAGGCCTATCAAATGGCTTGCGTCGTTCTCGGCCAAAATGCGAATGCGGCCGTCTTCGGCAATATCCATAGTCGTTACGCTCGTATTTTTGCACCACACATGAAAGCCCATATACTTTACGGGTATGGCGCGCGCATAACATAAAAACGTTTTTATCGCTATGGCATGGCTTACTATGCATACGGATGCTTCGGGATTATTCTTTACTATTTCAAAGATTTTATTCGCTATGCGTATCTGAAGGTCCGAGGCGCTCTCGCCTCCCGGAGTGCTTATAATATCGGGCGCGTCGTTGAATCTTTTAAACTCCTCTTTTCGGTCCTCCATTATTTCCTTCCACTCGAGGTTTTCCCATTCGCCGCCGTTAAGCTCTCTTAGCTGTGCGTCGCGGATTATCTGTATATCCCTGTCTCCGACAACTGCTCTGGCCGTCTCATATGCGCGCTTTAGATCAGACGAATAGACCGCGTCTATCACGATATCCTTAAAGCGTTCGCCCAGCCTTTCAAGCTGGATCCTCCCCTTTTTTGTGATCTCGCTGTCGTAATGGCCGTGATAGCGCATCGACGTATTGCCTGACGCTTCGGCGTGACGTATAAGATATATCCTCGTCATAATACGCTCACCACATTTTCGCCGAACCGGTAAGCTCCGATACGGACGCAACGCCGTTGTCCTCCATGAACTTCTCAAGTCCGCGCTTTATCTCGATAGGCGCCAAAGGATTTACGAGCGCGGCGCTGCCCACGGCTACGGCCGAGGCTCCCGCCATCATAAGCTCCACGGCGTCCTCCCCGCGCGCTACTCCCCCCATGCCGATTATGGGAAGCTTCACGGCTTCATATACGTCGTGTACCATGCGCACCGCTATCGGGAAGACTGCCGGACCCGAAAGGCCGCCGGTATTGTTTTTAAGTATGGGTCTGCGCGTTTTTATGTCTATTCTCATGCCGAGCAGCGTGTTTATCAAAGAAAGCGCGTCCGCGCCGCCG
Protein-coding regions in this window:
- a CDS encoding AbrB/MazE/SpoVT family DNA-binding domain-containing protein, which produces MKSTGIVRKVDELGRIVLPIELRRTLDIAEKDSLEIYVDGNTIILKKYQPGCIFCGNAKNVTNFKNKIVCEDCIKEMSE
- a CDS encoding DUF1292 domain-containing protein, producing MNDDFGNDFITLIDENGEEAEYEHLDTLEFNNNTYFAMVKADLDEEDVLAQEDLLLILKLMVDESGDEILATIEDDDEYEEVLSLFEERLADYYELEDHYDIEH
- a CDS encoding histidine phosphatase family protein, with product MTRIYLIRHAEASGNTSMRYHGHYDSEITKKGRIQLERLGERFKDIVIDAVYSSDLKRAYETARAVVGDRDIQIIRDAQLRELNGGEWENLEWKEIMEDRKEEFKRFNDAPDIISTPGGESASDLQIRIANKIFEIVKNNPEASVCIVSHAIAIKTFLCYARAIPVKYMGFHVWCKNTSVTTMDIAEDGRIRILAENDASHLIGLE
- a CDS encoding AEC family transporter, whose amino-acid sequence is MQSLIISFEVVLPLFIMLAIGYIVRLLKMVTDDVLIKINRVCFHVFLPLLLFVSIYKADISTVFNPRLLLFAFVAVLCLFAAAFFITGFFVKQRRRRSVMIQAIFRSNFVIFGVPIAISLCGEASAGIPAITSALVVPMYNVLSVFVLSLFSESTFSLKKTLLQVAKNPLVLASLFGVLMLITGVKLPELIISVADDLAAVATPLSLVVLGGLFKFSSAKKNKRALIFGVAAKLIAVPAIMLPIAAALGFRGVDLVVCLSIFASPIAIASFTMAQQMGADAELAGELVVFSAFLSIITIFVFVFILKQLALI
- a CDS encoding spore maturation protein — its product is MAALVAAVIIYGIYKKVPVFDEFLEGAKEGIYTLKQILPSLLGLLFAIEIFKASGTLDLLTFALEPVLSKLGIPKEVVPLGLLRPVSGSGSLAIVSDIFEKSGPDSFAGRCASVMMGSTETTFYTIAVYFGAAKIRKISYAPFAALLADFVGFAASIVIVSRFFGR
- a CDS encoding C_GCAxxG_C_C family protein produces the protein MKRIDYDNKVGELRKSGMCCAQIVLNAGLEIRGEENPQMVRAARTLCSGMQNQKTCGALAGGALLLGLWDAPKTGAMVRELDNWFEAEYGTSTCGKLLKLKREDERYSCGNLIRASINKCQDILTQQGLIEE